One window of the Salvelinus fontinalis isolate EN_2023a chromosome 2, ASM2944872v1, whole genome shotgun sequence genome contains the following:
- the LOC129818442 gene encoding BTB/POZ domain-containing protein KCTD7-like translates to MQQYGSDEASNGERPPLSFNMSSPLPVAPSRLRGFAQERRALPQSRVMVFFSTASDAEKPGDAMSSAGSVKSDFRKPSTPAPNLNLGKSLSTTLNASPSPEFPEVISLNVGGTFFTTRLSTLRRYEDTMLAAMFSGRHHIPRDAEGRFFIDRDGAYFRDILNFLREGELPQRDHVRAVHREALYYAIGPLLDSLEDTQPLTGEKVRQAFLDLLPYYKDNLERIVEIAKLRAMQRKARFAKLKICVYKEEMPITPYERPLFNSLRFERTESEAKLFEHHCEVDVSFGPWEAVADVYDLLHCIVSDLAERGITADQQCIGVCDKHLINHYYCKRPIYEFKITWW, encoded by the exons atgcagcaGTATGGATCTGACGAGGCTTCCAATGGAGAACGACCGCCGCTCTCTTTCAACATGTCCAGCCCTTTACCCGTGGCTCCTTCGCGGTTAAGGGGGTTCGCTCAGGAGAGGCGAGCACTCCCTCAGTCGAGAGTAATGGTGTTTTTTTCAACCGCTAGTGATGCTGAAAAACCAGGCGATGCAATGTCTAGTGCAGGCTCTGTGAAGAGTGATTTCCGAAAGCCATCCACTCCCGCACCGAACCTAAATCTGGGCAAGTCTCTCAGCACCACGTTAAACGCATCGCCATCTCCAGAG TTTCCTGAGGTAATTTCTCTCAATGTGGGTggcaccttcttcaccacccgTCTGTCCACATTACGGCGCTATGAAGACACCATGCTCGCCGCCATGTTCAGTGGACGCCATCACATCCCACGTGATGCTGAAGGTCGCTTCTTCATTGACCGGGATGGGGCATATTTCAG GGACATCCTGAACTTCCTGCGCGAGGGCGAGCTACCTCAGAGGGATCATGTGAGGGCGGTACACAGGGAGGCCCTCTACTATGCTATTGGTCCACTGTTAGACAGCTTGGAGGACACTCAGCCACTCACAGGAGAGAAAGTCCGCCAGGCCTTCCTCGACCTCCTGCCCTACTACAAGG ATAATCTGGAGCGCATCGTGGAGATCGCCAAGCTGCGGGCCATGCAGAGGAAGGCGCGCTTCGCCAAGCTGAAGATCTGCGTGTACAAGGAGGAGATGCCCATCACGCCGTACGAGCGGCCACTCTTCAACTCACTGCGCTTCGAGCGCACGGAGAGCGAGGCCAAACTGTTCGAACACCACTGTGAGGTGGATGTGTCGTTCGGGCCCTGGGAGGCGGTGGCGGATGTTTACGACTTGCTCCACTGCATTGTCAGCGACCTGGCGGAGCGCGGCATCACTGCCGACCAGCAATGCATCGGCGTCTGCGACAAACACCTCatcaaccactactactgcaagAGGCCAATCTACGAGTTCAAGATCACATGGTGGTAA